Proteins encoded by one window of bacterium:
- a CDS encoding GatB/YqeY domain-containing protein, which yields MVQNDMIDKLNTDLKNAMKSGDKMRLDTIRMMKASLQKVVIEKGNNFTPDDGISFLLAEAKRRKEAIELYEKGGRQDMADQEKKELEIISEYLPKPLDEKELLAIVEATIKDFGAQTAKDMGKVMSAVMQKVKGQADGKKIQDMVKTKLG from the coding sequence ATGGTTCAAAATGACATGATCGACAAACTCAATACCGACCTGAAGAACGCCATGAAAAGCGGTGACAAAATGCGACTCGACACGATTCGCATGATGAAAGCAAGTCTTCAGAAAGTGGTCATTGAAAAAGGGAATAACTTTACGCCCGATGACGGGATATCATTTTTACTGGCAGAGGCAAAACGACGGAAAGAGGCAATAGAGCTTTATGAAAAAGGCGGACGCCAGGACATGGCCGATCAAGAAAAGAAGGAATTGGAGATTATTTCTGAATATCTGCCTAAACCTCTTGACGAAAAAGAGTTGTTAGCGATTGTTGAAGCGACTATTAAAGATTTCGGAGCGCAAACCGCAAAGGATATGGGCAAAGTGATGTCGGCGGTAATGCAGAAAGTGAAAGGTCAGGCAGACGGTAAGAAAATTCAGGATATGGTCAAGACGAAGTTAGGCTAA
- the ruvX gene encoding Holliday junction resolvase RuvX, whose translation MNPGRILAIDYGERRIGLALSDPMRIIASGLTTIQVQNENAAIQKIKKLVNEHEVIQIVMGNPLDKNGSEGTKAQKVRIFAEKLRQQIPLDIVFWDERMSSVTALKMLVEAESKKKRRTKEKIDELAAVVILRHYLDASF comes from the coding sequence ATGAACCCAGGTAGAATTTTGGCAATTGATTATGGTGAACGCAGGATTGGACTTGCTTTGTCAGATCCCATGCGAATCATTGCATCAGGGCTGACCACGATTCAGGTCCAAAACGAAAACGCGGCAATTCAGAAAATAAAAAAACTCGTGAACGAACATGAGGTGATTCAAATCGTTATGGGCAACCCGCTCGACAAAAATGGCAGCGAAGGTACCAAAGCTCAGAAAGTTAGAATATTCGCCGAAAAACTACGGCAACAAATTCCATTAGATATTGTTTTCTGGGATGAACGAATGTCATCGGTAACTGCTCTGAAAATGCTGGTCGAGGCTGAATCTAAAAAAAAACGTCGCACCAAAGAAAAAATTGATGAATTAGCTGCCGTAGTGATTTTACGCCATTATCTGGACGCTAGCTTTTAA